A section of the Girardinichthys multiradiatus isolate DD_20200921_A chromosome 5, DD_fGirMul_XY1, whole genome shotgun sequence genome encodes:
- the brat1 gene encoding BRCA1-associated ATM activator 1 isoform X2, translating into MDRECVLILPRVCEVLAASGSSLPDDTSLEKLLDWFTTITQTGVSLLEASPCLLDFLSNVAFNSTSGPSILSFTLKLAGLIGASEDGFKVLEECSVLGLIFDPRHWQEAGLWEDPCLRIGWIQGLKTILQHSKALRFFVQAGLIEPLLHLQTDSSLFVASAANQMLAHVLLLCESLSSVGCNGTKERDLEQNSLSMETNQNCSGVITKALEYLNKCLVLKETSQLSQSQQILKLLTQFLVQVRTPLLEKLLLTVIDSVEELVTKSCSQLTLPLMDVVLAANRLSDDHDPKQRIGRLLSLMLNRNNPVDVIQAAAAWLRSRQYDPVHTAHCARVLLLPLDIVTGISLLDENSTAEELRILMTEQLKSKTCFSMICVCLTNIPQITLLAPDCLPCPQRRIVSAVLSLLKLCCGDTSSSSAGCVGVFRFVTGSSKIQKCSMEALSALSKSPEVEILLPEVFKLLTEYVNSPSSDPSVLQKSYQALINWIGVCTDLSCITGLLREDLIQAVRKRACDMRWEARDSTVEFLGHLAEVQSCRTSAGEKREPSNSLLGGCSFTVPLLKEALQDLESYVRASSIFALGHTLTFSWQQGAALTQDQVEIVTRLQEILSQDSEGFARRAVVKYFIAWFSSCSSPTSCSLLVQSVPTVLSQGVADLDWEVKLHTLELAELLLDQAFPNPAPPHPYAVMSDQSHRIHTQDKESELLSSLNSLVDRGVISALFCFLVDCDRPVALKACQLLLKLRHTVCPLMVSAADTRVPCELPGWSWVHEIRKIQGVNKDPHTQGGSHIGSEARGEAVEESTSAEGDSVCVSVCEVLRSLDLDERLSILTQSSDHIYNSPLSLLQDIITASTANSHPNSKPGQEVIVDCY; encoded by the exons ATGGACCGCGAGTGTGTTTTGATCCTGCCCCGGGTCTGTGAGGTGCTGGCGGCGTCAGGAAGCTCTTTGCCCGATGACACCAGTCTGGAGAAACTGCTAGACTGGTTCACAACCATCACGCAGACTG GCGTATCTCTACTGGAGGCTTCCCCGTGTCTGCTTGATTTCCTATCCAATGTAGCCTTCAACTCCACCTCAGGCCCCAGCATCCTTTCCTTCACTCTGAAACTCGCTGGCTTGATCGGTGCTTCTGAAGACGGCTTTAAAGTTCTGGAG GAGTGCTCTGTGTTGGGGCTGATCTTTGATCCTCGTCACTGGCAAGAAGCAGGACTTTGGGAGGATCCATGTCTGCGGATTGGTTGGATCCAGGGCCTAAAGACGATTCTGCAGCACTCAAAGGCTCTCCGATTTTTTGTGCAAGCAG GTCTTATTGAACCACTCTTACATCTTCAGACAGACTCAAGCCTATTTGTTGCTTCAGCTGCCAATCAGATGCTCGCTCACGTCCTTCTCCTCTGTGAGTCTCTGTCCTCTGTGGGATGTAACGGCACAAAGGAAAGAGACTTGGAACAGAACAGCTTGAGCATGGAAACCAATCAAAATTGCAGTGGTGTTATAACAAAAGCCTTAGAATATCTAAACAAGTGTCTGGTCCTGAAGGAAACTTCACAACTTTCTCAAAGCCAGCAGATCCTCAAACTACTGACCCAGTTCCTGGTCCAGGTCAGGACTCCTCTGCTGGAGAAGCTGCTGCTGACTGTCATAGACTCTGTGGAGGAGCTAGTGACAAAAAGCTGCAGTCAGCTCACGCTGCCTCTGATGGACGTGGTTCTAGCTGCAAACAG GCTCAGTGATGATCACGACCCAAAGCAGCGAATCGGCCGACTCCTGTCACTCATGTTGAACAGGAACAACCCTGTTGATGTCATCCAGGCTGCAGCTGCTTGGTTACGCAGCCGCCAGTA TGATCCCGTCCACACAGCCCACTGTGCTCGAGTCCTGCTGCTACCCCTGGACATCGTTACCGGCATCTCTTTGCTGGATGAAaactccacag CAGAAGAGCTTCGAATTTTAATGACCGAGCAGCTTAAGAGTAAAACCTGCTTCTCCatgatttgtgtgtgtttaacaaACATACCTCAGATCACACTTCTG GCGCCGGATTGTCTCCCCTGTCCTCAGAGGCGAATTGTTAGTGCAGTGTTGTCGTTACTGAAGCTGTGCTGTGGGGACACCTCGTCTTCATCCGCTGGCTGCGTTGGAGTTTTCAGATTTGTTACCGGCAGCAGCAAAATTCAGAAATGTTCCATGGAGGCTCTGTCGGCGCTCAGCAAGAGTCCAG AGGTAGAGATCCTGCTGCCTGAGGTCTTCAAACTTCTGACAGAATATGTGAATAGTCCTTCTTCTGACCCATCT GTGCTCCAGAAGTCATACCAGGCTTTAATCAACTGGATAGGTGTTTGCACAGACCTCTCATGCATTACAGGCCTCCTCAGAGAAG ATCTTATCCAGGCAGTAAGGAAGCGTGCTTGTGACATGCGCTGGGAAGCGAGAGACTCCACGGTGGAGTTTCTGGGTCACCTCGCAGAGGTGCAATCCTGCCGGACATCCGCTGGGGAGAAGAGAGAACCGTCAAATTCTCTCCTGGGAGGCTGCAGCTTTACAGTTCCTCTCCTCAAGGAGGCGCTGCAGGATCTAGAGAGTTATGTGAGAGCCAGCTCCATTTTTGCACTGGGACACACACTGACATTCAGCTGGCAGCAGGGGGCAGCACTAACACAGGATCAG GTGGAAATAGTGACCCGGCTGCAGGAAATTCTCTCCCAGGACTCGGAGGGATTTGCCAGGAGGGCCGTTGTGAAGTACTTTATTGCCTGGTTCTCCTCATGTTCCTCGCCTACCTCCTGCTCGCTCCTTGTGCAGTCTGTGCCGACCGTCCTCTCTCAGGGTGTTGCCGATCTGGACTGGGAGGTCAAACTACACACACTGGAGCTGGCAGAGCTGCTGCTGGACCAGGCCTTTCCAAATCCCGCTCCACCTCATCCCTACGCTGTGATGTCTGACCAGTCCCACAGAATTCACACACAGGATAAGGAGTCAGAGTTGCTCAGCAGCTTAAACAGTTTGGTTGACCGGGGAGTCATCTCCgctttgttctgttttctggTTGACTGTGACAGACCCGTCGCTCTGAAGGCCTGCCAGCTGCTGTTAAAGCTCAGACACACAGTTTGTCCTCTGATGGTGAGCGCAGCAGACACCAGAGTTCCCTGTGAACTGCCTGGATGGAGCTGGGTGCATGAGATCAGAAAGATCCAGGGGGTGAATAAGGACCCTCACACACAGGGAGGCTCTCATATTGGTTCTGAAGCCCGCGGCGAGGCAGTGGAGGAAAGCACAAGTGCCGAAGGTGAcagtgtgtgtgtcagtgtgtgcGAGGTGTTGAGGTCCCTGGATTTAGACGAGAGGCTGAGCATCCTGACTCAAAGCAGCGACCACATCTACaactctcctctctctctgctGCAGGACATAATAACAGCCAGCACTGCTAACTCACATCCCAACTCGAAACCGGGCCAGGAGGTCATAGTGGACTGTTACTAA
- the brat1 gene encoding BRCA1-associated ATM activator 1 isoform X3: MDRECVLILPRVCEVLAASGSSLPDDTSLEKLLDWFTTITQTGVSLLEASPCLLDFLSNVAFNSTSGPSILSFTLKLAGLIGASEDGFKVLEECSVLGLIFDPRHWQEAGLWEDPCLRIGWIQGLKTILQHSKALRFFVQAGLIEPLLHLQTDSSLFVASAANQMLAHVLLLCESLSSVGCNGTKERDLEQNSLSMETNQNCSGVITKALEYLNKCLVLKETSQLSQSQQILKLLTQFLVQVRTPLLEKLLLTVIDSVEELVTKSCSQLTLPLMDVVLAANSRLSDDHDPKQRIGRLLSLMLNRNNPVDVIQAAAAWLRSRQYDPVHTAHCARVLLLPLDIVTGISLLDENSTEELRILMTEQLKSKTCFSMICVCLTNIPQITLLAPDCLPCPQRRIVSAVLSLLKLCCGDTSSSSAGCVGVFRFVTGSSKIQKCSMEALSALSKSPEVEILLPEVFKLLTEYVNSPSSDPSVLQKSYQALINWIGVCTDLSCITGLLREDLIQAVRKRACDMRWEARDSTVEFLGHLAEVQSCRTSAGEKREPSNSLLGGCSFTVPLLKEALQDLESYVRASSIFALGHTLTFSWQQGAALTQDQVEIVTRLQEILSQDSEGFARRAVVKYFIAWFSSCSSPTSCSLLVQSVPTVLSQGVADLDWEVKLHTLELAELLLDQAFPNPAPPHPYAVMSDQSHRIHTQDKESELLSSLNSLVDRGVISALFCFLVDCDRPVALKACQLLLKLRHTVCPLMVSAADTRVPCELPGWSWVHEIRKIQGVNKDPHTQGGSHIGSEARGEAVEESTSAEGDSVCVSVCEVLRSLDLDERLSILTQSSDHIYNSPLSLLQDIITASTANSHPNSKPGQEVIVDCY; this comes from the exons ATGGACCGCGAGTGTGTTTTGATCCTGCCCCGGGTCTGTGAGGTGCTGGCGGCGTCAGGAAGCTCTTTGCCCGATGACACCAGTCTGGAGAAACTGCTAGACTGGTTCACAACCATCACGCAGACTG GCGTATCTCTACTGGAGGCTTCCCCGTGTCTGCTTGATTTCCTATCCAATGTAGCCTTCAACTCCACCTCAGGCCCCAGCATCCTTTCCTTCACTCTGAAACTCGCTGGCTTGATCGGTGCTTCTGAAGACGGCTTTAAAGTTCTGGAG GAGTGCTCTGTGTTGGGGCTGATCTTTGATCCTCGTCACTGGCAAGAAGCAGGACTTTGGGAGGATCCATGTCTGCGGATTGGTTGGATCCAGGGCCTAAAGACGATTCTGCAGCACTCAAAGGCTCTCCGATTTTTTGTGCAAGCAG GTCTTATTGAACCACTCTTACATCTTCAGACAGACTCAAGCCTATTTGTTGCTTCAGCTGCCAATCAGATGCTCGCTCACGTCCTTCTCCTCTGTGAGTCTCTGTCCTCTGTGGGATGTAACGGCACAAAGGAAAGAGACTTGGAACAGAACAGCTTGAGCATGGAAACCAATCAAAATTGCAGTGGTGTTATAACAAAAGCCTTAGAATATCTAAACAAGTGTCTGGTCCTGAAGGAAACTTCACAACTTTCTCAAAGCCAGCAGATCCTCAAACTACTGACCCAGTTCCTGGTCCAGGTCAGGACTCCTCTGCTGGAGAAGCTGCTGCTGACTGTCATAGACTCTGTGGAGGAGCTAGTGACAAAAAGCTGCAGTCAGCTCACGCTGCCTCTGATGGACGTGGTTCTAGCTGCAAACAG CAGGCTCAGTGATGATCACGACCCAAAGCAGCGAATCGGCCGACTCCTGTCACTCATGTTGAACAGGAACAACCCTGTTGATGTCATCCAGGCTGCAGCTGCTTGGTTACGCAGCCGCCAGTA TGATCCCGTCCACACAGCCCACTGTGCTCGAGTCCTGCTGCTACCCCTGGACATCGTTACCGGCATCTCTTTGCTGGATGAAaactccacag AAGAGCTTCGAATTTTAATGACCGAGCAGCTTAAGAGTAAAACCTGCTTCTCCatgatttgtgtgtgtttaacaaACATACCTCAGATCACACTTCTG GCGCCGGATTGTCTCCCCTGTCCTCAGAGGCGAATTGTTAGTGCAGTGTTGTCGTTACTGAAGCTGTGCTGTGGGGACACCTCGTCTTCATCCGCTGGCTGCGTTGGAGTTTTCAGATTTGTTACCGGCAGCAGCAAAATTCAGAAATGTTCCATGGAGGCTCTGTCGGCGCTCAGCAAGAGTCCAG AGGTAGAGATCCTGCTGCCTGAGGTCTTCAAACTTCTGACAGAATATGTGAATAGTCCTTCTTCTGACCCATCT GTGCTCCAGAAGTCATACCAGGCTTTAATCAACTGGATAGGTGTTTGCACAGACCTCTCATGCATTACAGGCCTCCTCAGAGAAG ATCTTATCCAGGCAGTAAGGAAGCGTGCTTGTGACATGCGCTGGGAAGCGAGAGACTCCACGGTGGAGTTTCTGGGTCACCTCGCAGAGGTGCAATCCTGCCGGACATCCGCTGGGGAGAAGAGAGAACCGTCAAATTCTCTCCTGGGAGGCTGCAGCTTTACAGTTCCTCTCCTCAAGGAGGCGCTGCAGGATCTAGAGAGTTATGTGAGAGCCAGCTCCATTTTTGCACTGGGACACACACTGACATTCAGCTGGCAGCAGGGGGCAGCACTAACACAGGATCAG GTGGAAATAGTGACCCGGCTGCAGGAAATTCTCTCCCAGGACTCGGAGGGATTTGCCAGGAGGGCCGTTGTGAAGTACTTTATTGCCTGGTTCTCCTCATGTTCCTCGCCTACCTCCTGCTCGCTCCTTGTGCAGTCTGTGCCGACCGTCCTCTCTCAGGGTGTTGCCGATCTGGACTGGGAGGTCAAACTACACACACTGGAGCTGGCAGAGCTGCTGCTGGACCAGGCCTTTCCAAATCCCGCTCCACCTCATCCCTACGCTGTGATGTCTGACCAGTCCCACAGAATTCACACACAGGATAAGGAGTCAGAGTTGCTCAGCAGCTTAAACAGTTTGGTTGACCGGGGAGTCATCTCCgctttgttctgttttctggTTGACTGTGACAGACCCGTCGCTCTGAAGGCCTGCCAGCTGCTGTTAAAGCTCAGACACACAGTTTGTCCTCTGATGGTGAGCGCAGCAGACACCAGAGTTCCCTGTGAACTGCCTGGATGGAGCTGGGTGCATGAGATCAGAAAGATCCAGGGGGTGAATAAGGACCCTCACACACAGGGAGGCTCTCATATTGGTTCTGAAGCCCGCGGCGAGGCAGTGGAGGAAAGCACAAGTGCCGAAGGTGAcagtgtgtgtgtcagtgtgtgcGAGGTGTTGAGGTCCCTGGATTTAGACGAGAGGCTGAGCATCCTGACTCAAAGCAGCGACCACATCTACaactctcctctctctctgctGCAGGACATAATAACAGCCAGCACTGCTAACTCACATCCCAACTCGAAACCGGGCCAGGAGGTCATAGTGGACTGTTACTAA
- the brat1 gene encoding BRCA1-associated ATM activator 1 isoform X4 has protein sequence MDRECVLILPRVCEVLAASGSSLPDDTSLEKLLDWFTTITQTAFNSTSGPSILSFTLKLAGLIGASEDGFKVLEECSVLGLIFDPRHWQEAGLWEDPCLRIGWIQGLKTILQHSKALRFFVQAGLIEPLLHLQTDSSLFVASAANQMLAHVLLLCESLSSVGCNGTKERDLEQNSLSMETNQNCSGVITKALEYLNKCLVLKETSQLSQSQQILKLLTQFLVQVRTPLLEKLLLTVIDSVEELVTKSCSQLTLPLMDVVLAANSRLSDDHDPKQRIGRLLSLMLNRNNPVDVIQAAAAWLRSRQYDPVHTAHCARVLLLPLDIVTGISLLDENSTAEELRILMTEQLKSKTCFSMICVCLTNIPQITLLAPDCLPCPQRRIVSAVLSLLKLCCGDTSSSSAGCVGVFRFVTGSSKIQKCSMEALSALSKSPEVEILLPEVFKLLTEYVNSPSSDPSVLQKSYQALINWIGVCTDLSCITGLLREDLIQAVRKRACDMRWEARDSTVEFLGHLAEVQSCRTSAGEKREPSNSLLGGCSFTVPLLKEALQDLESYVRASSIFALGHTLTFSWQQGAALTQDQVEIVTRLQEILSQDSEGFARRAVVKYFIAWFSSCSSPTSCSLLVQSVPTVLSQGVADLDWEVKLHTLELAELLLDQAFPNPAPPHPYAVMSDQSHRIHTQDKESELLSSLNSLVDRGVISALFCFLVDCDRPVALKACQLLLKLRHTVCPLMVSAADTRVPCELPGWSWVHEIRKIQGVNKDPHTQGGSHIGSEARGEAVEESTSAEGDSVCVSVCEVLRSLDLDERLSILTQSSDHIYNSPLSLLQDIITASTANSHPNSKPGQEVIVDCY, from the exons ATGGACCGCGAGTGTGTTTTGATCCTGCCCCGGGTCTGTGAGGTGCTGGCGGCGTCAGGAAGCTCTTTGCCCGATGACACCAGTCTGGAGAAACTGCTAGACTGGTTCACAACCATCACGCAGACTG CCTTCAACTCCACCTCAGGCCCCAGCATCCTTTCCTTCACTCTGAAACTCGCTGGCTTGATCGGTGCTTCTGAAGACGGCTTTAAAGTTCTGGAG GAGTGCTCTGTGTTGGGGCTGATCTTTGATCCTCGTCACTGGCAAGAAGCAGGACTTTGGGAGGATCCATGTCTGCGGATTGGTTGGATCCAGGGCCTAAAGACGATTCTGCAGCACTCAAAGGCTCTCCGATTTTTTGTGCAAGCAG GTCTTATTGAACCACTCTTACATCTTCAGACAGACTCAAGCCTATTTGTTGCTTCAGCTGCCAATCAGATGCTCGCTCACGTCCTTCTCCTCTGTGAGTCTCTGTCCTCTGTGGGATGTAACGGCACAAAGGAAAGAGACTTGGAACAGAACAGCTTGAGCATGGAAACCAATCAAAATTGCAGTGGTGTTATAACAAAAGCCTTAGAATATCTAAACAAGTGTCTGGTCCTGAAGGAAACTTCACAACTTTCTCAAAGCCAGCAGATCCTCAAACTACTGACCCAGTTCCTGGTCCAGGTCAGGACTCCTCTGCTGGAGAAGCTGCTGCTGACTGTCATAGACTCTGTGGAGGAGCTAGTGACAAAAAGCTGCAGTCAGCTCACGCTGCCTCTGATGGACGTGGTTCTAGCTGCAAACAG CAGGCTCAGTGATGATCACGACCCAAAGCAGCGAATCGGCCGACTCCTGTCACTCATGTTGAACAGGAACAACCCTGTTGATGTCATCCAGGCTGCAGCTGCTTGGTTACGCAGCCGCCAGTA TGATCCCGTCCACACAGCCCACTGTGCTCGAGTCCTGCTGCTACCCCTGGACATCGTTACCGGCATCTCTTTGCTGGATGAAaactccacag CAGAAGAGCTTCGAATTTTAATGACCGAGCAGCTTAAGAGTAAAACCTGCTTCTCCatgatttgtgtgtgtttaacaaACATACCTCAGATCACACTTCTG GCGCCGGATTGTCTCCCCTGTCCTCAGAGGCGAATTGTTAGTGCAGTGTTGTCGTTACTGAAGCTGTGCTGTGGGGACACCTCGTCTTCATCCGCTGGCTGCGTTGGAGTTTTCAGATTTGTTACCGGCAGCAGCAAAATTCAGAAATGTTCCATGGAGGCTCTGTCGGCGCTCAGCAAGAGTCCAG AGGTAGAGATCCTGCTGCCTGAGGTCTTCAAACTTCTGACAGAATATGTGAATAGTCCTTCTTCTGACCCATCT GTGCTCCAGAAGTCATACCAGGCTTTAATCAACTGGATAGGTGTTTGCACAGACCTCTCATGCATTACAGGCCTCCTCAGAGAAG ATCTTATCCAGGCAGTAAGGAAGCGTGCTTGTGACATGCGCTGGGAAGCGAGAGACTCCACGGTGGAGTTTCTGGGTCACCTCGCAGAGGTGCAATCCTGCCGGACATCCGCTGGGGAGAAGAGAGAACCGTCAAATTCTCTCCTGGGAGGCTGCAGCTTTACAGTTCCTCTCCTCAAGGAGGCGCTGCAGGATCTAGAGAGTTATGTGAGAGCCAGCTCCATTTTTGCACTGGGACACACACTGACATTCAGCTGGCAGCAGGGGGCAGCACTAACACAGGATCAG GTGGAAATAGTGACCCGGCTGCAGGAAATTCTCTCCCAGGACTCGGAGGGATTTGCCAGGAGGGCCGTTGTGAAGTACTTTATTGCCTGGTTCTCCTCATGTTCCTCGCCTACCTCCTGCTCGCTCCTTGTGCAGTCTGTGCCGACCGTCCTCTCTCAGGGTGTTGCCGATCTGGACTGGGAGGTCAAACTACACACACTGGAGCTGGCAGAGCTGCTGCTGGACCAGGCCTTTCCAAATCCCGCTCCACCTCATCCCTACGCTGTGATGTCTGACCAGTCCCACAGAATTCACACACAGGATAAGGAGTCAGAGTTGCTCAGCAGCTTAAACAGTTTGGTTGACCGGGGAGTCATCTCCgctttgttctgttttctggTTGACTGTGACAGACCCGTCGCTCTGAAGGCCTGCCAGCTGCTGTTAAAGCTCAGACACACAGTTTGTCCTCTGATGGTGAGCGCAGCAGACACCAGAGTTCCCTGTGAACTGCCTGGATGGAGCTGGGTGCATGAGATCAGAAAGATCCAGGGGGTGAATAAGGACCCTCACACACAGGGAGGCTCTCATATTGGTTCTGAAGCCCGCGGCGAGGCAGTGGAGGAAAGCACAAGTGCCGAAGGTGAcagtgtgtgtgtcagtgtgtgcGAGGTGTTGAGGTCCCTGGATTTAGACGAGAGGCTGAGCATCCTGACTCAAAGCAGCGACCACATCTACaactctcctctctctctgctGCAGGACATAATAACAGCCAGCACTGCTAACTCACATCCCAACTCGAAACCGGGCCAGGAGGTCATAGTGGACTGTTACTAA
- the brat1 gene encoding BRCA1-associated ATM activator 1 isoform X1, with amino-acid sequence MDRECVLILPRVCEVLAASGSSLPDDTSLEKLLDWFTTITQTGVSLLEASPCLLDFLSNVAFNSTSGPSILSFTLKLAGLIGASEDGFKVLEECSVLGLIFDPRHWQEAGLWEDPCLRIGWIQGLKTILQHSKALRFFVQAGLIEPLLHLQTDSSLFVASAANQMLAHVLLLCESLSSVGCNGTKERDLEQNSLSMETNQNCSGVITKALEYLNKCLVLKETSQLSQSQQILKLLTQFLVQVRTPLLEKLLLTVIDSVEELVTKSCSQLTLPLMDVVLAANSRLSDDHDPKQRIGRLLSLMLNRNNPVDVIQAAAAWLRSRQYDPVHTAHCARVLLLPLDIVTGISLLDENSTAEELRILMTEQLKSKTCFSMICVCLTNIPQITLLAPDCLPCPQRRIVSAVLSLLKLCCGDTSSSSAGCVGVFRFVTGSSKIQKCSMEALSALSKSPEVEILLPEVFKLLTEYVNSPSSDPSVLQKSYQALINWIGVCTDLSCITGLLREDLIQAVRKRACDMRWEARDSTVEFLGHLAEVQSCRTSAGEKREPSNSLLGGCSFTVPLLKEALQDLESYVRASSIFALGHTLTFSWQQGAALTQDQVEIVTRLQEILSQDSEGFARRAVVKYFIAWFSSCSSPTSCSLLVQSVPTVLSQGVADLDWEVKLHTLELAELLLDQAFPNPAPPHPYAVMSDQSHRIHTQDKESELLSSLNSLVDRGVISALFCFLVDCDRPVALKACQLLLKLRHTVCPLMVSAADTRVPCELPGWSWVHEIRKIQGVNKDPHTQGGSHIGSEARGEAVEESTSAEGDSVCVSVCEVLRSLDLDERLSILTQSSDHIYNSPLSLLQDIITASTANSHPNSKPGQEVIVDCY; translated from the exons ATGGACCGCGAGTGTGTTTTGATCCTGCCCCGGGTCTGTGAGGTGCTGGCGGCGTCAGGAAGCTCTTTGCCCGATGACACCAGTCTGGAGAAACTGCTAGACTGGTTCACAACCATCACGCAGACTG GCGTATCTCTACTGGAGGCTTCCCCGTGTCTGCTTGATTTCCTATCCAATGTAGCCTTCAACTCCACCTCAGGCCCCAGCATCCTTTCCTTCACTCTGAAACTCGCTGGCTTGATCGGTGCTTCTGAAGACGGCTTTAAAGTTCTGGAG GAGTGCTCTGTGTTGGGGCTGATCTTTGATCCTCGTCACTGGCAAGAAGCAGGACTTTGGGAGGATCCATGTCTGCGGATTGGTTGGATCCAGGGCCTAAAGACGATTCTGCAGCACTCAAAGGCTCTCCGATTTTTTGTGCAAGCAG GTCTTATTGAACCACTCTTACATCTTCAGACAGACTCAAGCCTATTTGTTGCTTCAGCTGCCAATCAGATGCTCGCTCACGTCCTTCTCCTCTGTGAGTCTCTGTCCTCTGTGGGATGTAACGGCACAAAGGAAAGAGACTTGGAACAGAACAGCTTGAGCATGGAAACCAATCAAAATTGCAGTGGTGTTATAACAAAAGCCTTAGAATATCTAAACAAGTGTCTGGTCCTGAAGGAAACTTCACAACTTTCTCAAAGCCAGCAGATCCTCAAACTACTGACCCAGTTCCTGGTCCAGGTCAGGACTCCTCTGCTGGAGAAGCTGCTGCTGACTGTCATAGACTCTGTGGAGGAGCTAGTGACAAAAAGCTGCAGTCAGCTCACGCTGCCTCTGATGGACGTGGTTCTAGCTGCAAACAG CAGGCTCAGTGATGATCACGACCCAAAGCAGCGAATCGGCCGACTCCTGTCACTCATGTTGAACAGGAACAACCCTGTTGATGTCATCCAGGCTGCAGCTGCTTGGTTACGCAGCCGCCAGTA TGATCCCGTCCACACAGCCCACTGTGCTCGAGTCCTGCTGCTACCCCTGGACATCGTTACCGGCATCTCTTTGCTGGATGAAaactccacag CAGAAGAGCTTCGAATTTTAATGACCGAGCAGCTTAAGAGTAAAACCTGCTTCTCCatgatttgtgtgtgtttaacaaACATACCTCAGATCACACTTCTG GCGCCGGATTGTCTCCCCTGTCCTCAGAGGCGAATTGTTAGTGCAGTGTTGTCGTTACTGAAGCTGTGCTGTGGGGACACCTCGTCTTCATCCGCTGGCTGCGTTGGAGTTTTCAGATTTGTTACCGGCAGCAGCAAAATTCAGAAATGTTCCATGGAGGCTCTGTCGGCGCTCAGCAAGAGTCCAG AGGTAGAGATCCTGCTGCCTGAGGTCTTCAAACTTCTGACAGAATATGTGAATAGTCCTTCTTCTGACCCATCT GTGCTCCAGAAGTCATACCAGGCTTTAATCAACTGGATAGGTGTTTGCACAGACCTCTCATGCATTACAGGCCTCCTCAGAGAAG ATCTTATCCAGGCAGTAAGGAAGCGTGCTTGTGACATGCGCTGGGAAGCGAGAGACTCCACGGTGGAGTTTCTGGGTCACCTCGCAGAGGTGCAATCCTGCCGGACATCCGCTGGGGAGAAGAGAGAACCGTCAAATTCTCTCCTGGGAGGCTGCAGCTTTACAGTTCCTCTCCTCAAGGAGGCGCTGCAGGATCTAGAGAGTTATGTGAGAGCCAGCTCCATTTTTGCACTGGGACACACACTGACATTCAGCTGGCAGCAGGGGGCAGCACTAACACAGGATCAG GTGGAAATAGTGACCCGGCTGCAGGAAATTCTCTCCCAGGACTCGGAGGGATTTGCCAGGAGGGCCGTTGTGAAGTACTTTATTGCCTGGTTCTCCTCATGTTCCTCGCCTACCTCCTGCTCGCTCCTTGTGCAGTCTGTGCCGACCGTCCTCTCTCAGGGTGTTGCCGATCTGGACTGGGAGGTCAAACTACACACACTGGAGCTGGCAGAGCTGCTGCTGGACCAGGCCTTTCCAAATCCCGCTCCACCTCATCCCTACGCTGTGATGTCTGACCAGTCCCACAGAATTCACACACAGGATAAGGAGTCAGAGTTGCTCAGCAGCTTAAACAGTTTGGTTGACCGGGGAGTCATCTCCgctttgttctgttttctggTTGACTGTGACAGACCCGTCGCTCTGAAGGCCTGCCAGCTGCTGTTAAAGCTCAGACACACAGTTTGTCCTCTGATGGTGAGCGCAGCAGACACCAGAGTTCCCTGTGAACTGCCTGGATGGAGCTGGGTGCATGAGATCAGAAAGATCCAGGGGGTGAATAAGGACCCTCACACACAGGGAGGCTCTCATATTGGTTCTGAAGCCCGCGGCGAGGCAGTGGAGGAAAGCACAAGTGCCGAAGGTGAcagtgtgtgtgtcagtgtgtgcGAGGTGTTGAGGTCCCTGGATTTAGACGAGAGGCTGAGCATCCTGACTCAAAGCAGCGACCACATCTACaactctcctctctctctgctGCAGGACATAATAACAGCCAGCACTGCTAACTCACATCCCAACTCGAAACCGGGCCAGGAGGTCATAGTGGACTGTTACTAA